GTGCCATCACGGCCCCCGCCTCCGAGGGCTCGATCGGCATCCTGCCCGGACACCAGCCCGTGCTCGCGGTGCTGCGCCCGGGCACGGTGCTGGTCACGCCCACGGGCGGGGAGAAGGTCGAGCTCGAGGTCGGCGGCGGATTCGTCTCGGTCGACCACGACATCGTGACCATCGTCATCGACGCGACGGTCGAGTCCGGAACCGACGCCGATTAGATGATCCTGCGAGCCGGCTTGATCACCCTGGCGGGGATCGCTGTGGTCGGCTTCGCCCTGACCGGATTGTATTTCTGGCGCCTGCGCGCCATCGGCTCGCGGGTGGGATCGTTCGAATGCGCCCTCCTCCTGGGTGACCGCTGGTTCGCCGGCATCGCGACCTACACACGAGACCACCTCGCCTGGCACGAGGTGGTCTCGTTGTCCATCCAGCCCCAGCGCACCTTCGACCGCCGCGAGCTGCTCATCCTGGCCCGGCGGGCGCGTCGCATCGAGGAGCGCACGAGCCAGGTGAGCGAGGCCCACTGCCGCTACCGGGGCGAGGAGTTCTACCTCGCCGCACCCGATGGGGCGATCGACGGCCTCGTCTCCTGGCTCGAGGCCAGCCCGCCCGATTCCCGAACCTCCCGCGTGATCTGAGAGAACCGTGCGCATCGTCGTTGCCGAATGCGCGGTCGACTACACCGGCCGCCTCACCGCCCACCTCCCGCGCGCGACGCGGGTGCTCATGCTCAAGTCCGACGGTTCGGTGCTCGTGCACTCCGACGGCGGCTCCTATAAGCCCCTCAACTGGATGAGCCCGCCCTGCTCGCTGGCCGTGGCCGAACCGGACCCCGAGCAGGCGGCGACGGGCGTGCGGCAGGTGTGGAACGTCGTCCAGACGAAGACCGACGACCGGCTCCAGGTGTGGATCTACGAGGTGCTCGCCGACGACCGGCACGAGCTCGGGATCGACCCCGGGCTCATCAAGGACGGCGTCGAGGCGCACCTGCAGAAGCTGCTCGCGGAGCAG
The window above is part of the Pseudactinotalea sp. HY158 genome. Proteins encoded here:
- a CDS encoding F0F1 ATP synthase subunit epsilon is translated as MALSVEVVATDRTVWAGEASAITAPASEGSIGILPGHQPVLAVLRPGTVLVTPTGGEKVELEVGGGFVSVDHDIVTIVIDATVESGTDAD
- a CDS encoding DUF2550 family protein, producing the protein MILRAGLITLAGIAVVGFALTGLYFWRLRAIGSRVGSFECALLLGDRWFAGIATYTRDHLAWHEVVSLSIQPQRTFDRRELLILARRARRIEERTSQVSEAHCRYRGEEFYLAAPDGAIDGLVSWLEASPPDSRTSRVI
- the nucS gene encoding endonuclease NucS — encoded protein: MRIVVAECAVDYTGRLTAHLPRATRVLMLKSDGSVLVHSDGGSYKPLNWMSPPCSLAVAEPDPEQAATGVRQVWNVVQTKTDDRLQVWIYEVLADDRHELGIDPGLIKDGVEAHLQKLLAEQVDLLGAGHALVRREYPTAIGPVDLLTRTDGGHVAVEIKRRGEIDGVEQLTRYLELLNRDPLLAPVTGVFAAQEIKPQARVLAEDRGIRCLVLDYDAMRGIDDVESRLF